TGATGAGCTTATTGCTACTGTGATGCTAGTTTCAGTGCAGGTTGTTAGTCAGCTGAAGAAGACATTCAAAGGTGATTTGAAGCAATGCAATGGCTGCTTGTTTCCATGACGGACTCTGGCATCAGTCCATCTAAATGAGGCTTCAGCTGACACCCTTAGTTTGATGCGAACCACACCAAAGGGCATTTTGATGACTAAGAAACATCTGGATCCCAGAAAGTGGGGAAAACAATAGTTTTCAGAGATTAGAAATAACTCAGTACTTTCATATTCACCCTCCCCTGCTCTTCATCTCCTCAGGTAAAACAAAAAGCCTTTCACAGCTAACCTCCACACTTGTTTTCcccatgaaaaaaacccacatgtaTTGCAAATCAGAGCAACGTGACCAATGATAAGAAATAAAACACCTGTCTTCAGTCTAGAAAGACACCTCCACCTCTTTCTACCACATGCACCCTTTGTACAGTAAGTCACTGGTAAAACCAACACTGCTCTTCAGAGCAAGCTAGAGACCTCAGCACTTGGGACTTGAAATACCAAGATGCACTCCTTACGTGGAATAAATGGTCATCCCCTGTCTCTCTTCAATCTTAATGCTTTCATCGCTAGGACAAGGTGGGTTGGCTTGAAACTGGCTTGGAATCCGCAGAGAGACCTTCACTTTCTGCTGTAAGGAGCCAtcttcagcaggaaaagcagtgaTGGAGACAGGAGCAGTCATGCCCATTCCAATCCCTGAAAGAGACACAGACATTACTGAAGAAGTCTAGGTTCTCAGGAACTCACAGAATTAGCAGGTGATTCACAAAAGCTAATTTTAGTTTAGGAAAACTCCTCCCACTGAACTCCTGGTATAGTCAATCAAGAGTGGAGTCCTGTGGGGCATGCAGAACAGGCACATAAGGCTTCTGCTTGGGACAAACTTCTTTCTCCACTGACTACACAAGGATCCTGGGAGATAAGAGCTCCAGGTGACCTCTGGAAAGCTTTTATTAATGATCCTGGTTTTGTGGCTTTCAAACATATAGCTCATGCCACTGAGACACACTGTTCTGACAAATCACTTCTAACAAAACAGGGTCTATAGTTCCAGTGTAGGTCAGTGATACATGTAAATCTACATCAGTATTTAAATAGCTATCATCTGCATGTACAGGGGAGCCCATAGCCAATACTGTGTAATACAAGCTTTCTCCTAAACCCTTCTAAATGCCTCCGAACATCCTACAAGTTTCAGTGCCCACAACACAGAGCTGTTATGGCTTTCAGCAGAATTGCCCATGTTATCCACCCTTCCAGGAACagcatgctgcttttctgctcatTACTGCCAAGACCCACCACATGGCACTGAAGAAcacttttctcccctcttcttttAGCAGTAGGGAATCCCCAAACCTCAGGATCAGGAAGTTACAGAACCTGTTGAGATCAAGCCACCTTCctcatttatttcactttgatACCATGCCTGTCTCTGCAAGCACATGTTATAGAAGGCACCACTTCTACTACAGCAACAATGATcaccacctttccaaaacatGCAGAGGGAAATGGCATTTACAGAAGCATCCAGCTCCTACTCCCATACAGACTATACAAGTCCCTCTACCAGATGGCCAGGAAAGGTGTGCGAGCAAATGTATATGTTTCAGAACTACACCGTGGTCTTCTCCTCCTGATAGTTACAGATGGTTACTAATACACGTACTTTAGTAAATTGAGAATTATAAGCAATCACCTGGAAGCACCATCATAAAACACTATGAAGTACCGTTAAAAAGCAAGCCGATTGTTCATTACCCTTTCATGAGTAAAAATAGCCAGAGTTATGATAAAATTATCAAGGTCATAAAGTTATTTCACTGCCTACAAGTGTACATCATAGAACTGAAGTGCCCCAGATACTTTGGATTTCATCTGCTACTGCTCACCCAGTGACTTGTGACAGGTAACACTGTATGTTCTGACATTATCCCAGCTGCAAGGTAGCTTATTCCTGCTTAAACAAGTAATTTTTGAGATTTTACCCTGAAACAGAGATGGGTTAAGAGTGGAATCACTGCATGAGTTGGCTAGACACACTTTAACCTGTGGCAAGTTTATTTCTCTCAGCAAGGGGCCATCCCTATCACAGACTGGGAACCACAAGCCAGGGAGGCTTGTGGTGCCGTCACCTCTATCCATCCATTAGGCTTTCACCAAACCTTTGCGACTGGTGGTCAACCACAAACATCGGCCAGGGCCCAGGATGGTGAGCAGCCCTCACCCTTGTCATTGGTTCCTCCGACGTACTTGAGGAGCTTGAGCACTCCTTCCTTCGAGGCTTCATCGAACGGCTTTCCCACCACCTCCACCGCCGCAAACCGCCCGCCCTCGCACGCTCTCTCCTCGTAGCTGAGCTGCTCCTGAGGACAGAGTCAGAGATGAAGCAGCTGCCAGGATGGGCTGGAAGGAAAGTGGTGCCGGGAGGACACCCGCTCCCCCTCGCAGCGTGTTATCCGGTCCAGCTGGTGGAGAAACCTCCCGCGGGAGCAGACTCCGGCCGCCGCCCTGCCACCTACCTTCTCCCCCTTCCTCAGCACTTGGTAGGGCCATGCCTCCACCGTGCTCAGCAGGGAGTTCTTGATCATGCCCAGCATGGTGCCGCTCGGCTCGGCAAGGCTGGGTTCGGCTCGACTTCGCTCGGCTCGGGCTCGCTCGGCTCGCCCCGGGTGATGTGGGAGGGCCCTAGGGGACTCCCCGCTGCCTGCAGCGCGGCACACTGCCCCCAGGGGGAGCCCGAGGACAGCCTGCGTCGCTGCTGCGTTGGGGCTCGGAGAACGGATGGCGTCCCCGAGGGTAAAGTAATGGGGGACGAGGGGATATGTGAAGAGTAATGACATGTGGGAGCAGGCGGTATTTACCTGCGGAGAGAGGAGGTCT
The sequence above is a segment of the Lathamus discolor isolate bLatDis1 chromosome 1, bLatDis1.hap1, whole genome shotgun sequence genome. Coding sequences within it:
- the HEBP1 gene encoding heme-binding protein 1 isoform X2, coding for MSLLFTYPLVPHYFTLGDAIRSPSPNAAATQAVLGLPLGAVCRAAGSGESPRALPHHPGRAERARAERSRAEPSLAEPSGTMLGMIKNSLLSTVEAWPYQVLRKGEKEQLSYEERACEGGRFAAVEVVGKPFDEASKEGVLKLLKDWNGHDCSCLHHCFSC
- the HEBP1 gene encoding heme-binding protein 1 isoform X1; translated protein: MLGMIKNSLLSTVEAWPYQVLRKGEKEQLSYEERACEGGRFAAVEVVGKPFDEASKEGVLKLLKYVGGTNDKGIGMGMTAPVSITAFPAEDGSLQQKVKVSLRIPSQFQANPPCPSDESIKIEERQGMTIYSTQFGGYAKETDYMNYAAKLKSALGSEAAYHKDFYFCNGYDPPMKPYGRRNEVWFVKE